The following are from one region of the Tachysurus fulvidraco isolate hzauxx_2018 chromosome 15, HZAU_PFXX_2.0, whole genome shotgun sequence genome:
- the ezh1 gene encoding histone-lysine N-methyltransferase EZH1 isoform X1: MVFQVMEVMEEASGARFCPTKAPGSLMKWRKRVKSEYMRLRQLKRFRKAEEVKALFLSNRRKIEARTELLNEEWSKLRIQSIPLSTPSGSLTNKKVEDETVLHNIPYMGDEVLEQDEAFLEELIDNYDGVHGDRDRGFINDEIFKELVEALSQYSDQDEEEESTEEDEEEEEGEQCLRKSEGESTAENKTGSLAFKRKRRRVAEGTELPQSKKIPHDKIFTAIASMFPYKGTTEELKEKYKDLLEPASAVKLPPLCTPNMDGPFAKSVQREQSLHSFHTLFCRRCFKYDCFLHPFHASPNVYKRKTKEIRKETEPCGLDCFLLQKGAKEFADQYMLRSRRSRRRRRQTRPSSSSGPAPSGSAEERKDGESDHETTSSSEGNSRCPTPTKLRQGEDLMVEGESPLQWSGADESLFRVLHGTYYNNFCSIARLLGTKTCKQVYEFAVKEVLIHRVPLEDGGISPQKKKRKHRLWAKIQLKKDNSSNQVYNYQPCDHPEHPCDSSCPCVMTQNFCEKFCQCDQECQNRFPGCRCKTQCNTKQCPCYLAVRECDPDLCLTCGASEHWDSKQVSCKNCSIQRGLKKHLLLAPSDVAGWGTFIKEPVQKNEFISEYCGELISQDEADRRGRIYDKYMSSFLFNLNNDFVVDATRKGNKIRFANHSVNPNCYAKVVMVNGDHRIGIFAKRAIQQGEELFFDYRYSVMFIKTSGNTNRRDSLKCKSKPTQSSASC; this comes from the exons aTG gtgtttcaGGTGATGGAGGTGATGGAGGAGGCGTCTGGCGCTCGCTTCTGTCCCACTAAAGCCCCGGGCAGCCTGATGAAGTGGAGGAAGAGGGTCAAGTCTGAGTACATGAGGCTCAGGCAGCTGAAACGCTTCCGAAAGGCAGAGGAGGTGAAG gctcTGTTTCTGTCAAACAGACGTAAGATTGAAGCACGGACCGAACTGTTAAACGAGGAATGGTCCAAGCTCAGGATCCAGTCCATCCCTCTGTCCACACCGAGCGGCTCACTGACCAACAAGAAG gtggagGACGAGACAGTTCTGCACAACATCCCTTATATGGGTGATGAGGTACTGGAGCAGGATGAAGCTTTTCTTGAAGAGCTCATAGATAACTATGATGGAGTCCATGGGGatagag ACAGAGGCTTCATAAATGACGAGATCTTTAAAGAGCTAGTGGAGGCGCTGAGTCAGTATTCGGAtcaggatgaagaggaggagagcacggaagaagatgaggaggaggaggaaggggaaCAATGCCTGAGGAAGAGTGAAGGAGAGAGTACAGCGGAGAACAAGACAGGATCTCTGGCCTTTAAGAGGAAGCGCAGGAGAGTCGCAGAGG GCACTGAACTGCCTCAGAGTAAGAAAATCCCCCATGACAAGATCTTCACTGCCATCGCGTCGATGTTCCCTTACAAAGGCACGACAGAGgagctgaaggagaa GTATAAGGACCTGCTGGAGCCTGCGAGTGCTGTAAAGCTTCCTCCTCTCTGCACACCCAACATGGACGGCCCCTTCGCCAAGTCTGTGCAGCGCGAGCAGAGTCTGCACTCCTTTCATACACTCTTCTGTCGCCGCTGCTTCAAATACGACTGCTTCCTCCACC CATTCCATGCCTCCCCCAATGTCTACAAGAGAAAGACTAAAGAGATTCGGAAGGAGACGGAGCCTTGTGGATTAGACTGCTTCTTGCTACAG AAAGGAGCAAAAGAGTTTGCTGACCAGTACATGCTGAGGTCACGGAGGTCTCGCCGGCGCCGGCGGCAGACACGCCCCTCCAGCTCATCAGGCCCCGCCCCCTCGGGTTCAGCCGAGGAGAGGAAAGACGGAGAGAGCGACCATGAGACCACAAGTTCCTCTG agggTAACTCTCGGTGTCCCACCCCCACTAAGCTGAGGCAGGGTGAGGACCTGATGGTAGAAGGCGAGTCTCCTCTGCAGTGGAGCGGCGCAGACGAGTCGCTCTTCAGAGTTCTGCACGGCACATACTACAACAACTTCTGCTCCATCGCACGACTGCTCGGCACCAAGACCTgcaaacag gtgtacGAGTTTGCCGTGAAAGAGGTTCTGATTCATCGAGTTCCTCTGGAAGACGGCGGCATCTCCCcccaaaagaagaaaagaaaacacag GTTATGGGCCAAGATCCAGTTAAAAAAAG ATAATTCGTCCAATCAGGTCTACAACTACCAGCCATGTGACCACCCCGAGCATCCGTGTGACAGCTCGTGTCCATGTGTGATGACCCAGAACTTCTGTGAGAAATTCTGCCAGTGTGATCAAGAGT GTCAGAACCGTTTCCCAGGCTGCCGCTGTAAGACGCAGTGTAACACTAAGCAGTGTCCGTGTTACCTGGCCGTACGCGAGTGCGACCCCGACCTCTGTTTGACCTGCGGCGCTTCAGAACACTGGGACAGCAAACAGGTTTCCTGCAAGAACTGCAGCATCCAGAGAGGACTCAAAAAG CACCTCCTCCTGGCTCCGTCAGATGTAGCGGGATGGGGAACATTCATCAAGGAGCCGGTTCAGAAAAACGAATTCATCTCCGAGTACTGTGGCGAG CTTATTTCCCAGGATGAAGCAGACAGAAGAGGCAGAATCTACGACAAGTACATGTCCAGCTTCCTGTTCAACCTGAACAACG ATTTTGTGGTGGACGCAACACGAAAAGGGAACAAAATCCGCTTTGCCAATCACTCTGTCAATCCAAACTGCTACGCAAAAG TTGTCATGGTGAATGGGGACCATCGCATCGGTATCTTCGCCAAACGAGCAATACAGCAGGGAGAGGAGCTGTTTTTCGACTACAGGTATTCTGTAATGTTCATTAAGACTTCAGGAAACACGAATCGACGTGATTCCCTGAAGTGTAAATCTAAACCCACCCAATCCAGCGCATCCTGCTAA
- the ezh1 gene encoding histone-lysine N-methyltransferase EZH1 isoform X4, with protein MEVMEEASGARFCPTKAPGSLMKWRKRVKSEYMRLRQLKRFRKAEEVKALFLSNRRKIEARTELLNEEWSKLRIQSIPLSTPSGSLTNKKVEDETVLHNIPYMGDEVLEQDEAFLEELIDNYDGVHGDRDRGFINDEIFKELVEALSQYSDQDEEEESTEEDEEEEEGEQCLRKSEGESTAENKTGSLAFKRKRRRVAEGTELPQSKKIPHDKIFTAIASMFPYKGTTEELKEKYKDLLEPASAVKLPPLCTPNMDGPFAKSVQREQSLHSFHTLFCRRCFKYDCFLHPFHASPNVYKRKTKEIRKETEPCGLDCFLLQKGAKEFADQYMLRSRRSRRRRRQTRPSSSSGPAPSGSAEERKDGESDHETTSSSEGNSRCPTPTKLRQGEDLMVEGESPLQWSGADESLFRVLHGTYYNNFCSIARLLGTKTCKQVYEFAVKEVLIHRVPLEDGGISPQKKKRKHRLWAKIQLKKDNSSNQVYNYQPCDHPEHPCDSSCPCVMTQNFCEKFCQCDQECQNRFPGCRCKTQCNTKQCPCYLAVRECDPDLCLTCGASEHWDSKQVSCKNCSIQRGLKKHLLLAPSDVAGWGTFIKEPVQKNEFISEYCGELISQDEADRRGRIYDKYMSSFLFNLNNDFVVDATRKGNKIRFANHSVNPNCYAKVVMVNGDHRIGIFAKRAIQQGEELFFDYRYSVMFIKTSGNTNRRDSLKCKSKPTQSSASC; from the exons ATGGAGGTGATGGAGGAGGCGTCTGGCGCTCGCTTCTGTCCCACTAAAGCCCCGGGCAGCCTGATGAAGTGGAGGAAGAGGGTCAAGTCTGAGTACATGAGGCTCAGGCAGCTGAAACGCTTCCGAAAGGCAGAGGAGGTGAAG gctcTGTTTCTGTCAAACAGACGTAAGATTGAAGCACGGACCGAACTGTTAAACGAGGAATGGTCCAAGCTCAGGATCCAGTCCATCCCTCTGTCCACACCGAGCGGCTCACTGACCAACAAGAAG gtggagGACGAGACAGTTCTGCACAACATCCCTTATATGGGTGATGAGGTACTGGAGCAGGATGAAGCTTTTCTTGAAGAGCTCATAGATAACTATGATGGAGTCCATGGGGatagag ACAGAGGCTTCATAAATGACGAGATCTTTAAAGAGCTAGTGGAGGCGCTGAGTCAGTATTCGGAtcaggatgaagaggaggagagcacggaagaagatgaggaggaggaggaaggggaaCAATGCCTGAGGAAGAGTGAAGGAGAGAGTACAGCGGAGAACAAGACAGGATCTCTGGCCTTTAAGAGGAAGCGCAGGAGAGTCGCAGAGG GCACTGAACTGCCTCAGAGTAAGAAAATCCCCCATGACAAGATCTTCACTGCCATCGCGTCGATGTTCCCTTACAAAGGCACGACAGAGgagctgaaggagaa GTATAAGGACCTGCTGGAGCCTGCGAGTGCTGTAAAGCTTCCTCCTCTCTGCACACCCAACATGGACGGCCCCTTCGCCAAGTCTGTGCAGCGCGAGCAGAGTCTGCACTCCTTTCATACACTCTTCTGTCGCCGCTGCTTCAAATACGACTGCTTCCTCCACC CATTCCATGCCTCCCCCAATGTCTACAAGAGAAAGACTAAAGAGATTCGGAAGGAGACGGAGCCTTGTGGATTAGACTGCTTCTTGCTACAG AAAGGAGCAAAAGAGTTTGCTGACCAGTACATGCTGAGGTCACGGAGGTCTCGCCGGCGCCGGCGGCAGACACGCCCCTCCAGCTCATCAGGCCCCGCCCCCTCGGGTTCAGCCGAGGAGAGGAAAGACGGAGAGAGCGACCATGAGACCACAAGTTCCTCTG agggTAACTCTCGGTGTCCCACCCCCACTAAGCTGAGGCAGGGTGAGGACCTGATGGTAGAAGGCGAGTCTCCTCTGCAGTGGAGCGGCGCAGACGAGTCGCTCTTCAGAGTTCTGCACGGCACATACTACAACAACTTCTGCTCCATCGCACGACTGCTCGGCACCAAGACCTgcaaacag gtgtacGAGTTTGCCGTGAAAGAGGTTCTGATTCATCGAGTTCCTCTGGAAGACGGCGGCATCTCCCcccaaaagaagaaaagaaaacacag GTTATGGGCCAAGATCCAGTTAAAAAAAG ATAATTCGTCCAATCAGGTCTACAACTACCAGCCATGTGACCACCCCGAGCATCCGTGTGACAGCTCGTGTCCATGTGTGATGACCCAGAACTTCTGTGAGAAATTCTGCCAGTGTGATCAAGAGT GTCAGAACCGTTTCCCAGGCTGCCGCTGTAAGACGCAGTGTAACACTAAGCAGTGTCCGTGTTACCTGGCCGTACGCGAGTGCGACCCCGACCTCTGTTTGACCTGCGGCGCTTCAGAACACTGGGACAGCAAACAGGTTTCCTGCAAGAACTGCAGCATCCAGAGAGGACTCAAAAAG CACCTCCTCCTGGCTCCGTCAGATGTAGCGGGATGGGGAACATTCATCAAGGAGCCGGTTCAGAAAAACGAATTCATCTCCGAGTACTGTGGCGAG CTTATTTCCCAGGATGAAGCAGACAGAAGAGGCAGAATCTACGACAAGTACATGTCCAGCTTCCTGTTCAACCTGAACAACG ATTTTGTGGTGGACGCAACACGAAAAGGGAACAAAATCCGCTTTGCCAATCACTCTGTCAATCCAAACTGCTACGCAAAAG TTGTCATGGTGAATGGGGACCATCGCATCGGTATCTTCGCCAAACGAGCAATACAGCAGGGAGAGGAGCTGTTTTTCGACTACAGGTATTCTGTAATGTTCATTAAGACTTCAGGAAACACGAATCGACGTGATTCCCTGAAGTGTAAATCTAAACCCACCCAATCCAGCGCATCCTGCTAA
- the ezh1 gene encoding histone-lysine N-methyltransferase EZH1 isoform X2, protein MVFQVMEVMEEASGARFCPTKAPGSLMKWRKRVKSEYMRLRQLKRFRKAEEALFLSNRRKIEARTELLNEEWSKLRIQSIPLSTPSGSLTNKKVEDETVLHNIPYMGDEVLEQDEAFLEELIDNYDGVHGDRDRGFINDEIFKELVEALSQYSDQDEEEESTEEDEEEEEGEQCLRKSEGESTAENKTGSLAFKRKRRRVAEGTELPQSKKIPHDKIFTAIASMFPYKGTTEELKEKYKDLLEPASAVKLPPLCTPNMDGPFAKSVQREQSLHSFHTLFCRRCFKYDCFLHPFHASPNVYKRKTKEIRKETEPCGLDCFLLQKGAKEFADQYMLRSRRSRRRRRQTRPSSSSGPAPSGSAEERKDGESDHETTSSSEGNSRCPTPTKLRQGEDLMVEGESPLQWSGADESLFRVLHGTYYNNFCSIARLLGTKTCKQVYEFAVKEVLIHRVPLEDGGISPQKKKRKHRLWAKIQLKKDNSSNQVYNYQPCDHPEHPCDSSCPCVMTQNFCEKFCQCDQECQNRFPGCRCKTQCNTKQCPCYLAVRECDPDLCLTCGASEHWDSKQVSCKNCSIQRGLKKHLLLAPSDVAGWGTFIKEPVQKNEFISEYCGELISQDEADRRGRIYDKYMSSFLFNLNNDFVVDATRKGNKIRFANHSVNPNCYAKVVMVNGDHRIGIFAKRAIQQGEELFFDYRYSVMFIKTSGNTNRRDSLKCKSKPTQSSASC, encoded by the exons aTG gtgtttcaGGTGATGGAGGTGATGGAGGAGGCGTCTGGCGCTCGCTTCTGTCCCACTAAAGCCCCGGGCAGCCTGATGAAGTGGAGGAAGAGGGTCAAGTCTGAGTACATGAGGCTCAGGCAGCTGAAACGCTTCCGAAAGGCAGAGGAG gctcTGTTTCTGTCAAACAGACGTAAGATTGAAGCACGGACCGAACTGTTAAACGAGGAATGGTCCAAGCTCAGGATCCAGTCCATCCCTCTGTCCACACCGAGCGGCTCACTGACCAACAAGAAG gtggagGACGAGACAGTTCTGCACAACATCCCTTATATGGGTGATGAGGTACTGGAGCAGGATGAAGCTTTTCTTGAAGAGCTCATAGATAACTATGATGGAGTCCATGGGGatagag ACAGAGGCTTCATAAATGACGAGATCTTTAAAGAGCTAGTGGAGGCGCTGAGTCAGTATTCGGAtcaggatgaagaggaggagagcacggaagaagatgaggaggaggaggaaggggaaCAATGCCTGAGGAAGAGTGAAGGAGAGAGTACAGCGGAGAACAAGACAGGATCTCTGGCCTTTAAGAGGAAGCGCAGGAGAGTCGCAGAGG GCACTGAACTGCCTCAGAGTAAGAAAATCCCCCATGACAAGATCTTCACTGCCATCGCGTCGATGTTCCCTTACAAAGGCACGACAGAGgagctgaaggagaa GTATAAGGACCTGCTGGAGCCTGCGAGTGCTGTAAAGCTTCCTCCTCTCTGCACACCCAACATGGACGGCCCCTTCGCCAAGTCTGTGCAGCGCGAGCAGAGTCTGCACTCCTTTCATACACTCTTCTGTCGCCGCTGCTTCAAATACGACTGCTTCCTCCACC CATTCCATGCCTCCCCCAATGTCTACAAGAGAAAGACTAAAGAGATTCGGAAGGAGACGGAGCCTTGTGGATTAGACTGCTTCTTGCTACAG AAAGGAGCAAAAGAGTTTGCTGACCAGTACATGCTGAGGTCACGGAGGTCTCGCCGGCGCCGGCGGCAGACACGCCCCTCCAGCTCATCAGGCCCCGCCCCCTCGGGTTCAGCCGAGGAGAGGAAAGACGGAGAGAGCGACCATGAGACCACAAGTTCCTCTG agggTAACTCTCGGTGTCCCACCCCCACTAAGCTGAGGCAGGGTGAGGACCTGATGGTAGAAGGCGAGTCTCCTCTGCAGTGGAGCGGCGCAGACGAGTCGCTCTTCAGAGTTCTGCACGGCACATACTACAACAACTTCTGCTCCATCGCACGACTGCTCGGCACCAAGACCTgcaaacag gtgtacGAGTTTGCCGTGAAAGAGGTTCTGATTCATCGAGTTCCTCTGGAAGACGGCGGCATCTCCCcccaaaagaagaaaagaaaacacag GTTATGGGCCAAGATCCAGTTAAAAAAAG ATAATTCGTCCAATCAGGTCTACAACTACCAGCCATGTGACCACCCCGAGCATCCGTGTGACAGCTCGTGTCCATGTGTGATGACCCAGAACTTCTGTGAGAAATTCTGCCAGTGTGATCAAGAGT GTCAGAACCGTTTCCCAGGCTGCCGCTGTAAGACGCAGTGTAACACTAAGCAGTGTCCGTGTTACCTGGCCGTACGCGAGTGCGACCCCGACCTCTGTTTGACCTGCGGCGCTTCAGAACACTGGGACAGCAAACAGGTTTCCTGCAAGAACTGCAGCATCCAGAGAGGACTCAAAAAG CACCTCCTCCTGGCTCCGTCAGATGTAGCGGGATGGGGAACATTCATCAAGGAGCCGGTTCAGAAAAACGAATTCATCTCCGAGTACTGTGGCGAG CTTATTTCCCAGGATGAAGCAGACAGAAGAGGCAGAATCTACGACAAGTACATGTCCAGCTTCCTGTTCAACCTGAACAACG ATTTTGTGGTGGACGCAACACGAAAAGGGAACAAAATCCGCTTTGCCAATCACTCTGTCAATCCAAACTGCTACGCAAAAG TTGTCATGGTGAATGGGGACCATCGCATCGGTATCTTCGCCAAACGAGCAATACAGCAGGGAGAGGAGCTGTTTTTCGACTACAGGTATTCTGTAATGTTCATTAAGACTTCAGGAAACACGAATCGACGTGATTCCCTGAAGTGTAAATCTAAACCCACCCAATCCAGCGCATCCTGCTAA
- the ezh1 gene encoding histone-lysine N-methyltransferase EZH1 isoform X6, translated as MVFQVMEVMEEASGARFCPTKAPGSLMKWRKRVKSEYMRLRQLKRFRKAEEVKALFLSNRRKIEARTELLNEEWSKLRIQSIPLSTPSGSLTNKKVEDETVLHNIPYMGDEVLEQDEAFLEELIDNYDGVHGDRDRGFINDEIFKELVEALSQYSDQDEEEESTEEDEEEEEGEQCLRKSEGESTAENKTGSLAFKRKRRRVAEGTELPQSKKIPHDKIFTAIASMFPYKGTTEELKEKYKDLLEPASAVKLPPLCTPNMDGPFAKSVQREQSLHSFHTLFCRRCFKYDCFLHPFHASPNVYKRKTKEIRKETEPCGLDCFLLQKGAKEFADQYMLRSRRSRRRRRQTRPSSSSGPAPSGSAEERKDGESDHETTSSSEGNSRCPTPTKLRQGEDLMVEGESPLQWSGADESLFRVLHGTYYNNFCSIARLLGTKTCKQVYEFAVKEVLIHRVPLEDGGISPQKKKRKHRLWAKIQLKKDNSSNQVYNYQPCDHPEHPCDSSCPCVMTQNFCEKFCQCDQECQNRFPGCRCKTQCNTKQCPCYLAVRECDPDLCLTCGASEHWDSKQVSCKNCSIQRGLKKHLLLAPSDVAGWGTFIKEPVQKNEFISEYCGELISQDEADRRGRIYDKYMSSFLFNLNNDFVVDATRKGNKIRFANHSVNPNCYAKVVMVNGDHRIGIFAKRAIQQGEELFFDYSTSLDPS; from the exons aTG gtgtttcaGGTGATGGAGGTGATGGAGGAGGCGTCTGGCGCTCGCTTCTGTCCCACTAAAGCCCCGGGCAGCCTGATGAAGTGGAGGAAGAGGGTCAAGTCTGAGTACATGAGGCTCAGGCAGCTGAAACGCTTCCGAAAGGCAGAGGAGGTGAAG gctcTGTTTCTGTCAAACAGACGTAAGATTGAAGCACGGACCGAACTGTTAAACGAGGAATGGTCCAAGCTCAGGATCCAGTCCATCCCTCTGTCCACACCGAGCGGCTCACTGACCAACAAGAAG gtggagGACGAGACAGTTCTGCACAACATCCCTTATATGGGTGATGAGGTACTGGAGCAGGATGAAGCTTTTCTTGAAGAGCTCATAGATAACTATGATGGAGTCCATGGGGatagag ACAGAGGCTTCATAAATGACGAGATCTTTAAAGAGCTAGTGGAGGCGCTGAGTCAGTATTCGGAtcaggatgaagaggaggagagcacggaagaagatgaggaggaggaggaaggggaaCAATGCCTGAGGAAGAGTGAAGGAGAGAGTACAGCGGAGAACAAGACAGGATCTCTGGCCTTTAAGAGGAAGCGCAGGAGAGTCGCAGAGG GCACTGAACTGCCTCAGAGTAAGAAAATCCCCCATGACAAGATCTTCACTGCCATCGCGTCGATGTTCCCTTACAAAGGCACGACAGAGgagctgaaggagaa GTATAAGGACCTGCTGGAGCCTGCGAGTGCTGTAAAGCTTCCTCCTCTCTGCACACCCAACATGGACGGCCCCTTCGCCAAGTCTGTGCAGCGCGAGCAGAGTCTGCACTCCTTTCATACACTCTTCTGTCGCCGCTGCTTCAAATACGACTGCTTCCTCCACC CATTCCATGCCTCCCCCAATGTCTACAAGAGAAAGACTAAAGAGATTCGGAAGGAGACGGAGCCTTGTGGATTAGACTGCTTCTTGCTACAG AAAGGAGCAAAAGAGTTTGCTGACCAGTACATGCTGAGGTCACGGAGGTCTCGCCGGCGCCGGCGGCAGACACGCCCCTCCAGCTCATCAGGCCCCGCCCCCTCGGGTTCAGCCGAGGAGAGGAAAGACGGAGAGAGCGACCATGAGACCACAAGTTCCTCTG agggTAACTCTCGGTGTCCCACCCCCACTAAGCTGAGGCAGGGTGAGGACCTGATGGTAGAAGGCGAGTCTCCTCTGCAGTGGAGCGGCGCAGACGAGTCGCTCTTCAGAGTTCTGCACGGCACATACTACAACAACTTCTGCTCCATCGCACGACTGCTCGGCACCAAGACCTgcaaacag gtgtacGAGTTTGCCGTGAAAGAGGTTCTGATTCATCGAGTTCCTCTGGAAGACGGCGGCATCTCCCcccaaaagaagaaaagaaaacacag GTTATGGGCCAAGATCCAGTTAAAAAAAG ATAATTCGTCCAATCAGGTCTACAACTACCAGCCATGTGACCACCCCGAGCATCCGTGTGACAGCTCGTGTCCATGTGTGATGACCCAGAACTTCTGTGAGAAATTCTGCCAGTGTGATCAAGAGT GTCAGAACCGTTTCCCAGGCTGCCGCTGTAAGACGCAGTGTAACACTAAGCAGTGTCCGTGTTACCTGGCCGTACGCGAGTGCGACCCCGACCTCTGTTTGACCTGCGGCGCTTCAGAACACTGGGACAGCAAACAGGTTTCCTGCAAGAACTGCAGCATCCAGAGAGGACTCAAAAAG CACCTCCTCCTGGCTCCGTCAGATGTAGCGGGATGGGGAACATTCATCAAGGAGCCGGTTCAGAAAAACGAATTCATCTCCGAGTACTGTGGCGAG CTTATTTCCCAGGATGAAGCAGACAGAAGAGGCAGAATCTACGACAAGTACATGTCCAGCTTCCTGTTCAACCTGAACAACG ATTTTGTGGTGGACGCAACACGAAAAGGGAACAAAATCCGCTTTGCCAATCACTCTGTCAATCCAAACTGCTACGCAAAAG TTGTCATGGTGAATGGGGACCATCGCATCGGTATCTTCGCCAAACGAGCAATACAGCAGGGAGAGGAGCTGTTTTTCGACTACAG TACATCCCTGGATCCCTCGTAG
- the ezh1 gene encoding histone-lysine N-methyltransferase EZH1 isoform X5, whose product MVFQVMEVMEEASGARFCPTKAPGSLMKWRKRVKSEYMRLRQLKRFRKAEEVKALFLSNRRKIEARTELLNEEWSKLRIQSIPLSTPSGSLTNKKVEDETVLHNIPYMGDEVLEQDEAFLEELIDNYDGVHGDRDRGFINDEIFKELVEALSQYSDQDEEEESTEEDEEEEEGEQCLRKSEGESTAENKTGSLAFKRKRRRVAEGTELPQSKKIPHDKIFTAIASMFPYKGTTEELKEKYKDLLEPASAVKLPPLCTPNMDGPFAKSVQREQSLHSFHTLFCRRCFKYDCFLHPFHASPNVYKRKTKEIRKETEPCGLDCFLLQKGAKEFADQYMLRSRRSRRRRRQTRPSSSSGPAPSGSAEERKDGESDHETTSSSEGNSRCPTPTKLRQGEDLMVEGESPLQWSGADESLFRVLHGTYYNNFCSIARLLGTKTCKQVYEFAVKEVLIHRVPLEDGGISPQKKKRKHRLWAKIQLKKDNSSNQVYNYQPCDHPEHPCDSSCPCVMTQNFCEKFCQCDQECQNRFPGCRCKTQCNTKQCPCYLAVRECDPDLCLTCGASEHWDSKQVSCKNCSIQRGLKKHLLLAPSDVAGWGTFIKEPVQKNEFISEYCGELISQDEADRRGRIYDKYMSSFLFNLNNDFVVDATRKGNKIRFANHSVNPNCYAKVVMVNGDHRIGIFAKRAIQQGEELFFDYRYSQADALKYVGIEREIDVV is encoded by the exons aTG gtgtttcaGGTGATGGAGGTGATGGAGGAGGCGTCTGGCGCTCGCTTCTGTCCCACTAAAGCCCCGGGCAGCCTGATGAAGTGGAGGAAGAGGGTCAAGTCTGAGTACATGAGGCTCAGGCAGCTGAAACGCTTCCGAAAGGCAGAGGAGGTGAAG gctcTGTTTCTGTCAAACAGACGTAAGATTGAAGCACGGACCGAACTGTTAAACGAGGAATGGTCCAAGCTCAGGATCCAGTCCATCCCTCTGTCCACACCGAGCGGCTCACTGACCAACAAGAAG gtggagGACGAGACAGTTCTGCACAACATCCCTTATATGGGTGATGAGGTACTGGAGCAGGATGAAGCTTTTCTTGAAGAGCTCATAGATAACTATGATGGAGTCCATGGGGatagag ACAGAGGCTTCATAAATGACGAGATCTTTAAAGAGCTAGTGGAGGCGCTGAGTCAGTATTCGGAtcaggatgaagaggaggagagcacggaagaagatgaggaggaggaggaaggggaaCAATGCCTGAGGAAGAGTGAAGGAGAGAGTACAGCGGAGAACAAGACAGGATCTCTGGCCTTTAAGAGGAAGCGCAGGAGAGTCGCAGAGG GCACTGAACTGCCTCAGAGTAAGAAAATCCCCCATGACAAGATCTTCACTGCCATCGCGTCGATGTTCCCTTACAAAGGCACGACAGAGgagctgaaggagaa GTATAAGGACCTGCTGGAGCCTGCGAGTGCTGTAAAGCTTCCTCCTCTCTGCACACCCAACATGGACGGCCCCTTCGCCAAGTCTGTGCAGCGCGAGCAGAGTCTGCACTCCTTTCATACACTCTTCTGTCGCCGCTGCTTCAAATACGACTGCTTCCTCCACC CATTCCATGCCTCCCCCAATGTCTACAAGAGAAAGACTAAAGAGATTCGGAAGGAGACGGAGCCTTGTGGATTAGACTGCTTCTTGCTACAG AAAGGAGCAAAAGAGTTTGCTGACCAGTACATGCTGAGGTCACGGAGGTCTCGCCGGCGCCGGCGGCAGACACGCCCCTCCAGCTCATCAGGCCCCGCCCCCTCGGGTTCAGCCGAGGAGAGGAAAGACGGAGAGAGCGACCATGAGACCACAAGTTCCTCTG agggTAACTCTCGGTGTCCCACCCCCACTAAGCTGAGGCAGGGTGAGGACCTGATGGTAGAAGGCGAGTCTCCTCTGCAGTGGAGCGGCGCAGACGAGTCGCTCTTCAGAGTTCTGCACGGCACATACTACAACAACTTCTGCTCCATCGCACGACTGCTCGGCACCAAGACCTgcaaacag gtgtacGAGTTTGCCGTGAAAGAGGTTCTGATTCATCGAGTTCCTCTGGAAGACGGCGGCATCTCCCcccaaaagaagaaaagaaaacacag GTTATGGGCCAAGATCCAGTTAAAAAAAG ATAATTCGTCCAATCAGGTCTACAACTACCAGCCATGTGACCACCCCGAGCATCCGTGTGACAGCTCGTGTCCATGTGTGATGACCCAGAACTTCTGTGAGAAATTCTGCCAGTGTGATCAAGAGT GTCAGAACCGTTTCCCAGGCTGCCGCTGTAAGACGCAGTGTAACACTAAGCAGTGTCCGTGTTACCTGGCCGTACGCGAGTGCGACCCCGACCTCTGTTTGACCTGCGGCGCTTCAGAACACTGGGACAGCAAACAGGTTTCCTGCAAGAACTGCAGCATCCAGAGAGGACTCAAAAAG CACCTCCTCCTGGCTCCGTCAGATGTAGCGGGATGGGGAACATTCATCAAGGAGCCGGTTCAGAAAAACGAATTCATCTCCGAGTACTGTGGCGAG CTTATTTCCCAGGATGAAGCAGACAGAAGAGGCAGAATCTACGACAAGTACATGTCCAGCTTCCTGTTCAACCTGAACAACG ATTTTGTGGTGGACGCAACACGAAAAGGGAACAAAATCCGCTTTGCCAATCACTCTGTCAATCCAAACTGCTACGCAAAAG TTGTCATGGTGAATGGGGACCATCGCATCGGTATCTTCGCCAAACGAGCAATACAGCAGGGAGAGGAGCTGTTTTTCGACTACAG GTACAGTCAAGCCGACGCTCTCAAATACGTAGGGATAGAGAGGGAGATCGACGTGGTCTGA